Proteins from a genomic interval of bacterium:
- the prmA gene encoding 50S ribosomal protein L11 methyltransferase — MPNWEIYLAVTVPCTPECSEALASFLFDLDATGVVENNGSLTASFKGVRHEVLSPIRNFVAALQSMGHPVQPEAVFSEEIENRDWNAEWKKGYTGFKISARIYIKPTWEAPPARPYPCLIAIDPEMAFGTGTHATTRLCLRMLDHHLQPGARVLDIGTGTGILAIAAARLGAGAIVAFDVDPVAAETARRNAAANGVHTGLEIFAGELADLPPLPFDLVLANIQRNVIVGMLPVLRQRFSSGTDFIFSGILREEETFFRDALTTHHFACIEMQYDEEWLGCLAR; from the coding sequence ATGCCCAACTGGGAGATCTATCTTGCCGTTACCGTGCCCTGCACGCCGGAGTGCAGCGAGGCTCTTGCCAGCTTTCTCTTTGATCTCGACGCCACAGGCGTGGTGGAGAACAACGGCAGTCTGACCGCTTCCTTTAAGGGGGTGCGGCATGAGGTGCTCTCCCCCATTCGCAATTTTGTGGCGGCACTGCAGTCCATGGGGCATCCCGTCCAACCCGAGGCGGTCTTCAGCGAGGAGATCGAGAATCGCGACTGGAATGCTGAATGGAAGAAGGGCTACACCGGTTTTAAGATCAGCGCCAGGATCTATATCAAGCCGACCTGGGAGGCACCGCCGGCGCGGCCCTATCCCTGCCTGATCGCGATCGATCCAGAGATGGCCTTTGGCACCGGCACCCATGCGACCACCCGGCTTTGCCTGCGAATGCTGGATCATCATCTGCAGCCGGGGGCGCGCGTACTCGATATCGGCACCGGTACTGGGATTCTGGCCATCGCCGCGGCTAGGCTGGGCGCCGGCGCCATCGTCGCCTTCGATGTCGATCCCGTGGCCGCCGAGACCGCCCGGCGCAACGCCGCCGCCAACGGCGTGCACACCGGCCTGGAGATTTTCGCCGGCGAACTCGCCGATCTGCCGCCGCTGCCCTTCGATCTCGTCCTCGCCAACATCCAGCGCAACGTCATCGTCGGGATGCTGCCGGTACTGCGGCAGCGTTTCTCCTCCGGGACGGATTTCATCTTTTCCGGGATCCTGCGCGAGGAAGAAACGTTTTTCCGCGATGCCCTCACCACGCACCATTTTGCCTGCATCGAGATGCAATACGATGAAGAGTGGCTCGGGTGCCTGGCGCGCTGA
- a CDS encoding glycoside hydrolase family 3 C-terminal domain-containing protein, producing the protein MKSRLICSILLVTAFCQAQTDWKNTDLPAGNRARALVSHMTLAEKISQMQNSAPAIPRLGIPAYDWWSEALHGVARAGIATVFPQAIGLGATWDEDLLHRVATVISDEARAKHHECIRNGQRGIYQGLTFWSPNINIFRDPRWGRGQETYGEDPFLTGSLGVAFVRGLQGDHPRYLKTVATPKHYAVHSGPEPERHGFDALAAERDLRETYLPAFEQCVREAGAQSIMCAYNRYEGEPCCSSILLMTDILRREWGFDGYIVSDCGAISDIFYGHKTTSSLAEAAARAVKAGCDLSCGDEYATLAEAVHQGLIGVEEIDTAVERLFTARFRLGEFDPPERVPYAQIPYAMNDRPEHDQLALEAARASLVLLKNDHNALPWPKTLNKIAVIGPNADNVELLLGNYNGTPSHPVTPLQGIRDKLGAQTEVLYAPGCVLAEGMTAVETVPAAALFLPGKGRRNGLQGAYFANMNLQGQPALIRDDPALDFSWEQKAPGPGMPKDEFSVRWSGLLRPPRTGTYQLGVSSDDGFRLYIDGKLVVEDWTRHSLSTRTAPIDLKAGRDYRLRVEYFQNRWSAIARLVWQLPGTDQRKEALETARKANAVLLCLGISPRLEGEEMSIQVPGFYGGDRTSLDLPKPQQELMEEIAALGKPVVVLLLNGSALAVNWADQNIPAILEAWYPGQRAGTAIADALFGDYNPGGRLPVTVYRSADQLPPFTEYTMAGRTYRYFAGEPLYPFGHGLSYTTFDYSDFRVPKKARAGEGMSVQVTVKNTGAREGDEVVQLYVRDEQASVPVAIRTLAGFRRVHLQPGESRVISFLLTPRPFSLIDSKGKRVVEPGWFTLSIGGKQPGFSGHADNPGTVVLQARVEMTGESAPVL; encoded by the coding sequence ATGAAATCACGCCTGATCTGCTCCATCCTTCTGGTCACTGCCTTTTGCCAGGCGCAAACAGACTGGAAAAATACCGATCTTCCCGCCGGGAATCGTGCCCGGGCTCTCGTCAGCCACATGACGCTCGCCGAAAAGATCTCCCAGATGCAAAACAGCGCCCCGGCCATCCCCCGCCTCGGGATCCCGGCCTACGACTGGTGGAGCGAGGCGCTGCACGGCGTCGCCCGCGCCGGCATCGCCACGGTCTTTCCCCAGGCGATCGGCCTCGGCGCCACCTGGGATGAGGATCTCCTCCACCGCGTCGCCACGGTGATCAGCGACGAGGCTCGCGCCAAACACCATGAATGTATCCGCAACGGACAGCGCGGGATCTATCAGGGACTCACTTTCTGGTCGCCCAATATCAATATCTTCCGCGATCCGCGCTGGGGCCGCGGCCAGGAGACCTACGGGGAGGATCCCTTTCTCACCGGCAGCCTCGGCGTGGCCTTCGTCCGCGGCCTACAGGGTGACCATCCCCGTTATCTCAAGACCGTGGCCACACCGAAGCATTACGCCGTGCACAGCGGTCCGGAGCCTGAACGCCACGGCTTCGACGCCCTCGCTGCGGAGCGCGACCTGCGCGAGACCTACCTGCCCGCCTTCGAACAGTGCGTGCGCGAGGCCGGCGCCCAGTCGATCATGTGCGCCTATAACCGCTATGAGGGTGAGCCCTGCTGCAGCAGCATCCTGCTGATGACCGACATCCTGCGCCGGGAATGGGGATTTGACGGCTACATCGTTTCGGATTGTGGAGCGATCTCGGATATCTTTTATGGCCATAAAACGACGTCCAGCCTCGCGGAGGCGGCGGCGCGCGCCGTCAAGGCCGGCTGCGATCTGAGCTGCGGGGATGAATACGCCACCCTGGCGGAGGCGGTCCACCAGGGATTGATCGGCGTGGAAGAAATTGATACGGCCGTGGAGCGGCTATTCACCGCCCGCTTCCGCCTCGGCGAATTCGATCCGCCGGAGCGGGTTCCGTACGCTCAAATCCCCTATGCGATGAACGACCGGCCGGAGCACGATCAGCTGGCGCTCGAGGCCGCCCGCGCCTCGCTGGTGCTGCTCAAAAACGACCACAACGCCCTGCCGTGGCCGAAAACCCTGAACAAGATCGCTGTCATCGGCCCCAACGCCGACAATGTCGAACTCCTCCTCGGCAACTATAACGGCACGCCCTCGCATCCGGTCACACCGCTTCAGGGGATCCGCGACAAGCTCGGGGCGCAGACAGAGGTCCTCTATGCCCCGGGGTGCGTCCTGGCCGAAGGCATGACCGCGGTTGAAACCGTCCCGGCCGCAGCGCTGTTCCTGCCCGGGAAGGGCCGCCGCAACGGCCTTCAGGGGGCCTATTTCGCCAACATGAACCTCCAGGGCCAGCCGGCCCTGATCCGCGACGATCCGGCTCTCGACTTTTCGTGGGAGCAGAAGGCGCCGGGTCCGGGAATGCCCAAGGACGAGTTTTCGGTGCGCTGGAGCGGCTTGCTGCGGCCGCCTCGTACCGGGACCTATCAGCTCGGCGTGAGCAGCGACGACGGCTTCCGACTCTACATCGATGGCAAGCTGGTTGTGGAAGACTGGACGCGCCACAGCCTCAGCACCCGGACGGCGCCCATCGATCTCAAGGCCGGCCGCGACTACCGCCTGAGGGTGGAATATTTCCAGAACCGCTGGAGTGCCATCGCTCGGCTCGTCTGGCAGCTTCCCGGGACCGATCAGCGTAAGGAAGCCCTGGAGACCGCCCGCAAGGCTAACGCCGTGCTCCTATGTCTCGGAATCTCACCGCGGCTGGAGGGGGAAGAGATGAGCATACAGGTGCCGGGATTCTACGGTGGCGACCGCACCAGCTTGGATCTGCCCAAACCCCAGCAGGAACTGATGGAGGAGATCGCCGCTCTTGGCAAGCCGGTGGTGGTGCTGCTGCTCAACGGCAGCGCCCTGGCCGTAAACTGGGCCGACCAGAACATTCCGGCCATTCTCGAAGCCTGGTATCCCGGGCAGCGCGCTGGCACCGCCATCGCGGATGCGCTTTTCGGGGATTACAATCCCGGCGGCCGTCTGCCGGTCACGGTCTACCGCTCCGCCGACCAGCTGCCGCCGTTTACCGAATATACCATGGCCGGGCGTACCTACCGCTATTTCGCCGGCGAGCCGCTCTACCCCTTCGGCCACGGACTATCCTATACCACCTTCGACTATAGTGATTTCAGGGTGCCGAAGAAGGCGCGTGCGGGGGAGGGCATGAGCGTGCAAGTGACGGTCAAAAACACCGGCGCGCGAGAGGGGGATGAAGTGGTGCAGCTCTATGTGCGCGACGAGCAGGCTTCGGTCCCGGTGGCGATTCGCACATTGGCGGGCTTCCGGCGGGTGCACTTGCAGCCGGGTGAGAGCCGGGTCATCTCGTTTTTGCTGACCCCACGCCCCTTCAGCCTGATCGACAGCAAGGGCAAGCGGGTGGTTGAACCAGGCTGGTTTACGCTGAGCATCGGCGGCAAGCAGCCGGGATTTTCGGGCCATGCCGACAATCCCGGCACGGTGGTGCTGCAGGCACGGGTGGAGATGACCGGGGAGAGTGCGCCGGTACTTTAG
- a CDS encoding FlgD immunoglobulin-like domain containing protein: MKTRLRMIFAATLLLGCAITLIQAAEKPQEAALALRTAQTLQEVQAAGTAMARAEGAFARVMERGLKEAVVQHQMMTRMQAVKQPEILIPKFMQAWRASTRPNRRPAALAKSSDVAATTGISGKVTLEGEIPEYPVSVVAFDLYGYYRGDASIDGNEGTYTIRDLPAGDYYVLTASDAYVDEIYNDQILRLDARDTWRQAEKVKVIDGQITAAIDFDLRSGAEITGTVSRDDGSPVQGLTLSFIFTAKGSPTPLYSVEKSTDDGWYSIHVPLVGEFKLSVEAAESGDMQTWYPNHATWEVGETVTISAYDAQLSEVNFSLAPYPPGSKPGTISGTYRWSDTAQLISIATAFLFDARDSSLVDFTFGLLGSYTFSSVPAGEYILYLDDQLGNMIGGVNYLGQYYSGANTPGEAKKIVLHEGEDLVLEDFVLEPGGQLSGTIKSSEGKSLNGVWVLAIDATLMDLELKPWLSNLHLFIGQADAAGAYRIAGLPSGRYVVRTLSDTLINQNLLDLIKITSGAHAGEVVDAWYGGSANLFSPGTATPVEVVAPRETKNINFVLEKGKWIRGRVSDSGTDVGKSFYRLFALQDSSALPYLSLGMLIHNNQMDSAGHYRLGPLPSGRYKILALAPFSGFNNYLSEMYGGARDFNNAAVVTVGSSDVNGIDFKVERGGTIQGYIDLPQEGGGTIRAGADILDGFPVIVYEAASGQLASMDFVQFNGGYRVDHLLPGTYKILALPAVAPYAATWYGGGGTFAAAGGSVTIGYGETVQCDITLEKGSGAIAGNLRDFDTTLPLSRAMVIAYDATGHPVGLSMSDMDLATGAIISQTGQFTISGLRPGAYYLRTYAISSILGLADQLLGFYNTLAPGDGSEIDYMGLLFGSGLGDLTRLFDLRMAVYADQWYTAAPAKLVFDVNAFALQLLAYGVPSGYDNALLPIYLPMPLAETIPAAAMPVTVADGSTSSGIEFKLIEGSLEDVMVNVEIKPAALPERFAVHPNYPNPFNPSTTLTFDLPVSGKVEVVIYDGIGRQVRVLQDGILQAGQHGLQWDGRSDRGEMAPSGLYFARFRTGATHRTIKMVMLK, from the coding sequence ATGAAAACAAGGTTACGAATGATTTTCGCCGCAACTCTGCTGCTGGGCTGCGCCATCACGCTGATCCAGGCGGCGGAAAAACCGCAGGAAGCCGCTCTGGCTCTGAGAACGGCGCAGACGCTGCAGGAAGTTCAGGCCGCGGGAACGGCGATGGCCAGGGCCGAGGGCGCTTTCGCCCGGGTCATGGAACGCGGTCTGAAGGAAGCGGTTGTTCAGCATCAGATGATGACGCGTATGCAGGCGGTGAAGCAGCCGGAAATCCTGATTCCGAAATTCATGCAAGCCTGGCGAGCCTCCACCCGACCGAACCGCCGTCCGGCTGCATTGGCCAAAAGCTCGGACGTTGCCGCAACCACCGGGATTTCCGGCAAGGTGACCCTCGAGGGGGAGATCCCCGAATATCCCGTCAGTGTGGTCGCCTTTGATCTCTATGGCTATTATCGCGGCGATGCCAGCATTGATGGCAATGAAGGAACGTATACCATCCGCGACCTGCCCGCCGGCGACTATTATGTGCTGACGGCGAGCGACGCCTACGTCGACGAGATCTATAACGATCAGATCCTGCGCCTCGATGCGCGTGATACCTGGCGCCAGGCGGAGAAAGTCAAGGTGATCGATGGGCAGATCACAGCGGCGATCGATTTCGATCTGCGCAGCGGCGCCGAGATCACCGGTACCGTCTCCCGGGATGACGGTTCTCCGGTGCAGGGCCTGACCCTCTCCTTTATTTTCACGGCCAAGGGATCACCCACGCCCCTCTATTCGGTGGAAAAATCCACCGATGACGGCTGGTACAGCATTCATGTCCCCCTTGTGGGCGAATTCAAGCTCTCCGTGGAAGCAGCCGAGAGCGGCGACATGCAGACCTGGTACCCCAACCACGCCACCTGGGAGGTGGGTGAGACGGTCACCATCTCCGCGTATGATGCCCAGCTGAGCGAAGTGAACTTTTCTCTGGCCCCCTATCCGCCGGGGAGCAAACCCGGCACCATTTCCGGTACCTACCGCTGGAGTGACACCGCCCAACTGATCAGCATCGCCACCGCTTTTCTCTTCGATGCCCGCGACTCTTCGCTGGTCGATTTCACATTCGGCTTGCTCGGTTCCTATACCTTCTCGAGCGTGCCGGCCGGAGAGTATATCCTCTACCTTGATGACCAGCTTGGCAATATGATTGGCGGGGTTAATTACCTCGGGCAATACTACTCGGGCGCAAACACCCCGGGGGAGGCGAAAAAGATCGTCCTGCATGAGGGTGAGGATCTGGTTCTCGAGGATTTCGTCCTCGAACCGGGCGGTCAGCTTTCCGGCACTATCAAGTCATCGGAGGGCAAGAGCCTTAATGGCGTCTGGGTCCTGGCGATCGACGCCACCCTGATGGATCTGGAGCTCAAGCCCTGGTTGAGCAACCTGCATCTCTTCATCGGTCAGGCGGATGCCGCTGGTGCTTATCGGATCGCTGGCCTGCCAAGCGGCCGCTATGTCGTGCGCACCTTATCGGACACCCTGATCAATCAGAACCTCCTCGACCTGATCAAGATCACCTCAGGCGCCCACGCCGGCGAGGTGGTTGATGCTTGGTATGGCGGATCGGCCAATCTCTTCAGCCCGGGCACAGCGACACCGGTGGAGGTGGTCGCGCCGCGGGAGACCAAAAATATCAATTTTGTCCTCGAAAAGGGGAAATGGATCCGCGGCCGGGTGTCGGATTCGGGCACGGATGTCGGCAAGAGTTTTTATCGCCTTTTCGCCCTGCAGGACTCCTCTGCGCTGCCCTACCTCTCTCTTGGCATGTTGATTCACAATAATCAGATGGACAGCGCCGGACACTACCGGCTCGGCCCGCTGCCTTCCGGTCGGTATAAAATCTTGGCCCTGGCGCCCTTTTCCGGATTCAACAACTACCTCAGCGAGATGTACGGCGGGGCGCGCGATTTCAACAACGCGGCGGTGGTCACAGTCGGCAGCTCGGATGTGAACGGCATCGATTTCAAGGTGGAGCGCGGCGGGACGATTCAGGGGTATATCGATCTGCCGCAGGAGGGAGGCGGAACGATTCGTGCCGGAGCGGATATCCTGGACGGATTTCCGGTGATTGTCTATGAGGCGGCAAGCGGCCAACTGGCGAGCATGGATTTTGTCCAGTTCAATGGCGGCTATCGCGTTGACCATCTCCTGCCCGGCACCTACAAGATCCTGGCCCTGCCGGCCGTCGCCCCCTATGCCGCAACCTGGTATGGCGGAGGCGGCACCTTCGCCGCCGCGGGCGGCTCGGTGACCATCGGCTATGGCGAGACCGTGCAGTGCGATATCACGCTCGAAAAGGGAAGCGGCGCCATCGCCGGGAATCTGCGCGATTTCGACACCACGCTGCCGCTGTCGCGGGCCATGGTGATCGCCTATGATGCGACCGGCCACCCGGTAGGATTGAGCATGAGCGACATGGATCTCGCAACAGGAGCCATCATCAGCCAGACGGGCCAGTTCACCATCTCTGGCCTGCGGCCCGGTGCCTATTATTTGCGCACTTATGCGATCAGCTCCATCCTTGGATTGGCTGACCAGCTGCTCGGATTCTACAATACCCTGGCGCCCGGCGACGGTTCGGAGATCGATTACATGGGCCTGCTTTTCGGCAGCGGTCTGGGCGATCTGACCCGTCTTTTCGATTTGCGGATGGCGGTTTATGCGGATCAATGGTATACTGCGGCGCCGGCCAAGCTCGTGTTCGATGTCAACGCCTTTGCCTTACAGCTGCTCGCCTATGGCGTGCCTAGTGGCTATGACAATGCCCTGTTACCCATCTACCTGCCCATGCCGCTTGCGGAAACGATACCGGCCGCAGCGATGCCGGTCACAGTGGCCGATGGATCGACCAGTTCGGGCATCGAGTTCAAACTGATTGAGGGCTCTCTCGAGGACGTGATGGTCAATGTGGAGATCAAACCGGCCGCGCTGCCGGAGCGCTTCGCAGTCCATCCAAATTATCCCAATCCCTTCAATCCCTCGACGACCCTGACCTTCGACCTCCCAGTCTCGGGCAAGGTGGAGGTGGTCATCTACGACGGGATCGGGCGGCAGGTGCGGGTGCTGCAGGATGGAATTTTGCAGGCCGGCCAGCACGGGCTGCAGTGGGATGGCCGCAGCGATCGCGGCGAGATGGCCCCATCGGGCCTCTACTTCGCCCGTTTCAGAACCGGAGCGACCCATCGTACCATCAAGATGGTGATGCTCAAGTAG
- a CDS encoding M28 family peptidase has translation MLRYRLPVVMGLLSLGVTLSCSAQEPPLFDSARAFAQLKQQCEFGPRVPGSLAHQRCRNWLVTTLRGYADQLATQDFIHTFGSPRQSAQASNIIANFQPQKGERILLCAHWDSRPWADQDPDPKNHNKPILGANDGASGVAVLLEIARLLKQKPPRVGVDIVLFDAEDQGMAGDERSYAKGAQYFARAVVPSFHPRFGILLDMIGDADLTIYQEQYSLHYARPVVDKVWEAAGRSGVTEFVARPGYAVYDDHLPLLERGIPCIDLIDFDYPYWHTLADTPDKCSPASLEKVGWVLLQVLYSE, from the coding sequence ATGCTTCGATACAGGCTTCCGGTGGTGATGGGCCTTCTCAGCCTCGGAGTGACCCTCTCCTGCAGCGCGCAGGAGCCGCCCCTCTTTGACAGCGCCCGCGCATTCGCCCAGCTCAAGCAACAATGCGAGTTCGGACCGCGGGTGCCGGGGAGCCTGGCTCATCAGCGCTGTCGCAACTGGCTGGTGACTACCCTGCGCGGCTATGCTGATCAGCTGGCAACCCAGGATTTCATTCATACCTTTGGCTCACCGCGCCAGTCCGCCCAGGCCAGCAACATCATCGCCAATTTTCAACCGCAGAAGGGCGAACGTATTCTTTTATGCGCGCACTGGGACAGCCGCCCCTGGGCCGATCAGGATCCGGATCCCAAGAACCACAACAAGCCCATCCTCGGCGCCAATGACGGCGCTTCGGGCGTCGCTGTGCTGCTTGAGATCGCCCGGCTGCTCAAACAAAAGCCGCCTCGCGTTGGGGTTGATATCGTCCTGTTCGACGCCGAGGACCAGGGGATGGCAGGCGATGAGCGCAGCTATGCGAAGGGGGCGCAGTATTTTGCACGCGCTGTGGTGCCTTCGTTTCACCCGCGTTTCGGCATCCTGCTGGACATGATTGGCGATGCCGATCTCACGATTTATCAGGAGCAGTATTCGCTTCATTATGCCCGCCCGGTCGTCGACAAGGTCTGGGAAGCCGCGGGGAGGAGCGGGGTGACCGAATTTGTCGCCCGGCCCGGCTATGCGGTTTACGATGATCATCTGCCGCTGCTCGAGCGTGGCATCCCTTGCATCGATCTCATCGACTTTGACTATCCCTATTGGCATACCCTGGCCGATACCCCCGATAAATGTAGTCCGGCCTCGCTCGAGAAGGTGGGATGGGTCCTGCTGCAGGTGCTTTATTCAGAATGA
- a CDS encoding DUF1028 domain-containing protein: MMDRLRTLICVICVLSVELLVAAAAQGSGGQPIATFSIVARDSLSGECGVAVASRFFAVGSVVPWARAGAGAVATQSFCNTTFGWRGLDLMQQGLTPQEALTVLLRGDSDPEHRQVGMVAADGQSVTYTGKACIPWAGGRSGRNYALQGNILTGEQVVIDMERVFLTTSGTLADRLYAALKAGDAAGGDSRGRQSAALLVVKEGAGYGGFTDRAIDIRVDDHPEPFLELKRLLDYAQMNYAWNEGWTLFTKKQFAAALPKIEHAALLAPQNPELLYDLAVIRLAGGRREESLAALRQAVTLNEKLKKQASQDADLTLLRTDPRFQQLVK, from the coding sequence ATGATGGATAGGCTGCGCACACTCATCTGTGTTATTTGCGTGCTGTCAGTAGAGCTGCTGGTTGCTGCAGCTGCGCAAGGTTCAGGCGGGCAGCCGATTGCCACCTTCTCCATCGTCGCGCGGGATTCGCTCAGCGGCGAGTGCGGCGTGGCGGTCGCTTCACGCTTTTTCGCGGTCGGGAGTGTGGTGCCGTGGGCCCGCGCCGGCGCAGGAGCGGTGGCGACGCAGTCCTTTTGCAACACCACCTTCGGCTGGCGAGGGCTGGATCTGATGCAGCAGGGATTAACGCCGCAGGAAGCTCTTACGGTGTTACTGCGCGGGGATAGCGATCCCGAACACCGGCAAGTGGGCATGGTCGCAGCAGATGGTCAGTCGGTCACCTACACCGGCAAGGCGTGCATCCCCTGGGCAGGCGGACGCAGCGGCCGCAACTATGCCCTGCAAGGCAACATCCTCACCGGTGAGCAGGTGGTGATCGATATGGAGCGCGTTTTTCTGACAACATCAGGCACGCTGGCGGACCGTCTCTATGCGGCGCTGAAGGCGGGAGATGCTGCGGGCGGAGATTCGCGTGGCCGGCAGTCGGCAGCGCTGCTGGTCGTCAAGGAGGGCGCCGGCTATGGCGGCTTCACCGATCGCGCCATCGACATTCGCGTCGATGACCATCCCGAGCCTTTCCTCGAACTGAAACGGCTGCTCGATTATGCCCAGATGAACTATGCCTGGAACGAGGGCTGGACGCTCTTTACCAAAAAACAGTTCGCAGCCGCCCTGCCCAAGATCGAACACGCGGCACTCCTGGCGCCACAGAATCCCGAGCTGCTCTATGACCTGGCGGTGATCCGCCTCGCCGGCGGGCGGCGAGAAGAATCCCTTGCGGCGCTGCGTCAAGCCGTTACTCTTAACGAAAAGCTTAAGAAACAGGCGTCGCAGGACGCCGATCTGACCTTATTGCGGACGGATCCCCGTTTCCAGCAACTGGTCAAGTAG